The proteins below come from a single Cannabis sativa cultivar Pink pepper isolate KNU-18-1 chromosome 3, ASM2916894v1, whole genome shotgun sequence genomic window:
- the LOC115711225 gene encoding uncharacterized protein LOC115711225 has protein sequence MVSYYFMQKMQTVIPKLPLVLLLKPFLLSLFFSILFLTLLSSQTPRHPKSTTASAGSDLRIRPGYTTYESYIHHQLNKTLNPRLRKIWTTSDWDRKVRVFTAFFANLTRRNLLSNSSKSLCIGARVGQEVSALRRVGVSDSIGVDLVPHPPLVVGGDFHALPFANETFEFEFSNVFDHALYPEKFVGEIERTMKGGGICALHVSINKRGDKYSANDLFSVGPLVELFKESELVEVRPVDGFGLDTEVVFRKKIIHQ, from the coding sequence atggTCTCATATTATTTCATGCAGAAAATGCAAACCGTAATTCCCAAACTACCCCTCGTCCTCCTCCTCAAACCATTCCTACTCTCCCTCTTCTTCTCCATTCTCTTTCTCACTCTTCTCTCCTCCCAAACGCCACGTCACCCCAAATCCACAACCGCTTCGGCCGGCTCCGACCTCCGAATCCGACCCGGTTACACCACCTACGAATCCTACATCCACCACCAGCTTAACAAAACCCTCAACCCAAGACTCCGCAAAATATGGACCACGAGCGATTGGGACCGGAAAGTCCGAGTCTTTACCGCATTCTTCGCTAACCTCACGCGCCGTAACCTCCTCTCAAACTCATCCAAATCGCTCTGTATCGGGGCCCGCGTAGGCCAGGAGGTTTCGGCCCTTAGGCGCGTTGGCGTCTCTGATTCAATCGGAGTCGACCTCGTCCCTCACCCGCCGCTCGTGGTAGGGGGTGACTTCCACGCGCTTCCATTCGCGAACGAGACGTTCGAGTTCGAGTTTTCGAACGTGTTCGACCACGCGCTGTACCCGGAGAAGTTCGTTGGGGAGATCGAACGGACGATGAAGGGTGGAGGAATCTGCGCCCTACACGTGTCGATTAATAAAAGGGGTGATAAGTACTCGGCTAACGATCTGTTTAGTGTGGGCCCTTTGGTTGAGTTGTTTAAAGAGTCTGAGCTTGTGGAGGTTAGACCCGTCGACGGCTTCGGCCTCGATACTGAAGTCGTTTTTCGGAAGAAAATTATTCATCAATAA
- the LOC115710035 gene encoding probable UDP-N-acetylglucosamine--peptide N-acetylglucosaminyltransferase SPINDLY has product MSVSQELGDSGPMEASINNTSKPLQPPKLAILADLNIDPSETDGGDTLQVSTPDIARLLIDEASQDKSTITCRDNDAVEGEGKRSNKLGRSRSRSNKVESPHDCGADADGDLPVQGAPSSREERVSSLKTALVHVARKTPKNAHAHFILGLMYQRLGQPAKAVLAYEKAAEILLRPEIEIDRPDLLSLVQIHHAQCLLLESSGDNSRDKELDPDELEEILSKLKESIQSDIRQAAVWNTLGLILLRTGRLQSAISVLSSLLTITPDNYDCLGNLGIAYLQSGNLELSEKCFQELLLKDQNHPASLINYAALLLCKHGSVVAGAGADAGECASADQVTAVNVAKECLLASLQTDPKAAHLWANLANAYYMIGDHRSSSKCIEKAAKLEPNCMSTRYAVAIHRIKDAERSQDPSEQLSWAGNEMASVIRDGDSALIEFPIAWAGLAMVHKAQHEISAAFETEQNVLTEVEERAVYSLKQAIAEDPDDPVHWHQLGLHSLCTRQFNNSQKYLKAAVARFKDCSYAWTNLGISLQLSDDPSQAEEVYKRALSLATTDNAHAVFSNLGNLYRQQKQYERAKAMFTKSLELRPGYAPAYNNLGLVFVAEGQWEEAKFCFDKALEADPLLDAAKSNVIKATTMSRLHGFS; this is encoded by the exons ATGTCCGTTTCACAGGAACTTGGTGACTCGGGGCCTATGGAGGCCTCCATTAACAACACCTCCAAGCCTCTTCAGCCTCCCAAACTTGCTATTTTAGCCGACCTTAACATCGATCCCTCTGAAACTGATGGCGGCGATACTCTCCAAGTTTCAACTCCGGACATCGCCAG GTTGTTAATTGATGAAGCTAGTCAAGATAAGAGTACAATTACTTGTAGAGACAACGATGCAGTGGAAGGTGAAGGAAAACGGTCAAACAAACTTGGGAGATCCCGTTCGAGAAGCAATAAGGTAGAATCCCCACATGATTGCGGAGCTGATGCTGATGGTGATTTGCCAGTTCAAGGGGCTCCCTCATCCCGTGAGGAGAGAGTTAGCAGCCTTAAAACT GCTTTAGTTCATGTTGCACGGAAGACACCGAAAAATGCTCATGCTCATTTTATTCTTGGTCTAATGTACCAAAGGTTGGGCCAACCAGCAAAG GCAGTTTTGGCATATGAAAAGGCAGCAGAGATCTTACTTCGCCCTGAGATAGAGATTGACAGGCCTGACTTACTTTCATTAGTACAGATCCACCATGCGCAG TGCCTTTTATTAGAAAGTTCGGGGGATAACAGCCGGGATAAAGAGCTAGATCCTGATGAGCTTGAGGAAATTCTTTCAAAGCTAAAGGAATCAATACAATCCGATATAAGACAGGCAGCTGTATGGAATACCCTTGGCTTGATTCTTCTTAGAACTGGTCGTCTGCAG AGTGCTATTTCAGTTTTGTCATCTTTGTTGACTATTACTCCTGACAACTATGATTGCCTTGGGAACCTTGGCATTGCTTACCTTCAGAG TGGAAATTTGGAACTGTCAGAAAAATGTTTTCAAGAGTTGCTTCTCAAAGATCAAAACCATCCTGCATCCTTAATCAATTATGCTGCCCTTCTTTTGTGCAAACATGGTTCAGTTGTTGCAG GCGCAGGAGCAGATGCTGGAGAGTGCGCTTCTGCAGATCAGGTTACTGCTGTCAATGTTGCAAAAGAATGTTTGTTAGCATCCTTACAAACAGATCCAAAGGCAGCACATTTATGGGCTAATCTAGCTAATGCATATTATATGATTGGTGATCATAGAAGTTCCAGCAAGTGCATAGAGAAG GCAGCAAAATTGGAGCCTAATTGTATGTCTACACGATATGCTGTTGCAATCCACCGGATCAAGGATGCAGAAAGATCTCAAGATCCTAGTGAACAGCTTTCTTGGGCTGGAAATGAAATGGCTTCAGTAATAAGGGATGGAGATTCTGCTTTAATTGAGTTTCCCATAGCATGGGCAGGGCTCGCAATGGTTCACAAAGCCCAACACGAGATTTCTGCTGCATTTGAAACTGAACAGAATGTGCTGACAGAGGTAGAAGAGCGTGCCGTTTACAGTTTAAAGCAG GCAATAGCTGAGGATCCAGATGATCCTGTGCACTGGCACCAACTTGGCCTTCATAGCCTCTGTACTCGACAATTCAATAACTCACAAAAGTATCTCAAAGCAGCAGTTGCCCGTTTTAAGGATTGCAGCTATGCATGGACAAATTTAG GTATCTCACTGCAACTGTCAGATGATCCATCACAAGCAGAAGAAGTATACAAGCGAGCCTTGTCATTGGCCACAACTGATAATGCGCATGCCGTATTTTCCAATCTTGGAAATCTCTATCGCCAGCAGAAACAATATGAACGAGCCAAAGCAATGTTTACAAAGTCTCTTGAACTCCGACCTGGCTATGCTCCTGCCTATAACAATCTCGGACTTGTATTTGTTGCGGAGGGTCAATGGGAGGAAGCCAAGTTTTGTTTTGATAAAGCCCTCGAGGCAGACCCATTGTTGGATGCAGCCAAGTCCAACGTGATAAAGGCAACAACAATGTCCAGATTGCATGGGTTTTCTTGA